The DNA window ACCAGCCCCCTTCCCATTCGGGAAGAGTACCGCGTTGCGCTCACGGTCGGTATCCTGGGCGGCTTCACCACGTTCTCGACTTTCGGCCTGGAGACCGTCTCTCTTGTCAACGAGCGTCAGTGGCTCTGGGCCGGGGTCAATATCTTGGGTAGTCTGGTCCTGAGTCTGGCGGCGGTCTGGATCGGCATGCGGCTCTCGGAGAAGTGGCTGGGTGTATGAGGGCCGTGACGCCGGTGAAGGGGGCAGGGAGGTAACGACCATGAAGCTGGAAGGCGAAGCCAAGCTGCTGCGGATCTTCATCGGCGAAAGCGACAGGTGGCACGGCAGACCGCTCTACGAAGCGATTGTGCTCAAGGCCCGCGAGCTGCACCTGGCCGGGGCGACCGTGCTCCGTGGGCCGATGGGATTCGGGGCGAACAGCCGGCTGCACACCACGAAGGTCCTGCGGCTGTCCGAGGATCTGCCCATGCTGGTCGAGATCGTCGATACCGAGGAGAAGGTCAATGCCCTGCTGCCGCACATTGACGAGATGGTCACCGAAGGGATGGTGACGATCGAGGGTGTGCACGTCATCAAGTATCGGGCGGGGGGGGAGCTGTAGGCGAGCCCTGTGTGCCCCTCGGCGGCCGGGGTGTGTCCGGGCAATCCCGGCAACCGGCTGACCATCTTTCCGCCGCTGCTTGCTCGCTGCGATCGCTACTGCTGGGGGGGCCAGAAAACATAGTCGTCAGAGCTGTTTTCGGCACTATTGGCCCAGTTCTTGGAGTGCACGCCGCCGTCGTCGGCAGCGTTCTCCGATTTTGAATAGATGGTTGGGCCGTCCGCTCCGAGTTGGTAGCCGAAATCTGAGCCGGTGAATGGATCGGTGCGGGACTGGGTTCTGGAAGCCTCGGGCAACTCGTCCAGTGACGCCGGCCAGCGGCCGTGGCGGGCGTTGAACAGGGCGGCTTCGTAGCAGAGCTGGGTGGCTCGCCGGGAAGCTTCACTCCTGGCCTGCAGCTGGTAGGCCCGTGCCAGATTCGGAAGGAAGGTCTTGGTGACGATGTTGGTGTCGACATATTTGTCCGTGGTGGCTTCGATGTCGCCGCTTCGCACCGTGGGGTAACCAGTTCGCCATTGCTCGGTCATCTCGCGGAAGCATGCGTCGAAAGCATCGACTGCTGCTCGAGCGTCGTCGGCCGTCAGGGGAGGAATCTCCTCTGCCTGGCCGGACTTTCCCGCCAGGTCCAGGAGTTTGTCGGCCCGCTCGATATTCAGTTGCGGCTGGCCGTCTGCATCGCCAGGCGAGAATGTGTATTGGATCGCATCCATGGCGCCCGCGTGTTCCAGGCGAAGCGTGTGCGACATATCGACCGTGGCGGCGTCCTTCGCCTGGAGCAGCCGCAGCGCCGCCTCGATCTGGTCGGGCGAGCTGAAGACGCCCTGCCTCAGCGCCCACCGAGCTTCGCTCTCGGCCAAATTCCGCTCTGCGACGCTGACCAGCCCCTCGATCAGGGTCGGCCCGGTCTGAAGATGGTTGGCGTTGCCCAGAACCGTTTCCCACGATTCCCGAACCTTGTCCGGTGATACCTGGCCGTTCTCCGTGCGCCAGCCCTGGGCCAGGGCTGCCTTGGACAGCGCGCGGCAACTGACCAGCGAGGGTAAAGTGAAGTTGAACAGGAGTCGCTTGTCAGCATCCCACGAGTTTGGATCAAACGTGGCCGACGAGAACTGCACCCTGGGGTCGAGCGTGGCCACTCGGAACTGGGCGAGGAGATTCTGGGAGACCTGGTAAGATTGCTCCCAGTCGGGATGGTCGACTGGGTTCCACGGCGTGGGTGGTCCGGTACTACTACCGTCGTTAAGCCGGTCCTTGAACTGCCATTCGGGGCCTGATCGATCGGTGTCCGTGAATGAGACGTATGATTCGTAGGCGTTGCTTCCAGGCGGGGGGGAGACGTTGTCAAGCCACCACTGGCAGTAGTCGAACCCGTTTCGGAAATCGGGCTTTGGGGCAAACGACTCATCGGGGCTCAGGGCGTCGGCACCACCGGACTGTGCTTGTGCCGGATCTCCCAGTTCGCTGGCCGGGTCGGCTGGCGTGAACGGATCCCACGCGGGCTCCTGGCCCGCGCCGTCAACGACGGTGCCGTCGGCTGGAGAGGATGCTGCGGTCTCCAACTCGCCGGGCTTGTCGCTCGGTTGTTCGCCGGTCGTGCCTTGGGTCCCCTGGCCGGACGGCCCGCCCGGACCACCGGCGGCGAGACCGCTGGCGCTGCCCGGAGCCGCGGCCAGTGCGGGTTCACCGGAGTCCATCGGTCCCCTGCCCGGTAGGGCGGAATAGATCATCATGAACTTGCCGCTCTTCAGTTGGACAACCGCTGGATCCACCGCGTATCTGAGGCACACCCCTGGTTCGGCCCGCCAGTGCAGCCCGTCGGTGGAGGTCAGAACACGGAGATCCTCGCCCGAAGAGATATACCACCCGTACTTGCCGCCGCGAAGGGTGACCATGTTGCCGGCCAGGCCGTGCTCGCGCATGCGCTCGGGTTGCCTGAACCGCCGGCCGTCAGTAGACGTGTAGCGCAGCACGGCCGGGGATGCCTTCGCCGATCGGATGCCGTCTTCCTCGCGGTTTTGCACGTGGAGCAGGATCTGAGCTCCCACGCGAATGGCGGCAGGGTGGGCATCGACCCCTGGCTCGCAGCCGACCTTCATACGACGGTCAAGAGCGTATTCCTGGCCGTTGCGGGTCACGGCGCTCCCGATGAAGTTGACCTTGCCGGGCAAGCCGTCCTTCGTGTTCGGCTCGGTGACATGGAAGTACAGTCTTACCAAGCCATTAGGCAGCAAGACGAAGTCGCCGTGGCTGATCCTGAGTTTCTTGATTTCCTGAGCTCGGACGATCGCCGGGCGCGGGGCTGACCAGGTCTGGCCGTCGTCGGTCGATCGTGACACGACCAGGATCGGCTCACCGGGTTTGGATGGTCGGCTGAGGTCGTCGAAGACCGCCAGCAGATCGCCGTTCGGGCTCCTGACGAGGTCGGGGGCGGCCGCGTTCCGGGCAAATACCTTGCGGTTGTGGGAGAAATGCAGTCCGTCGTCGGAGACGGCGGTTCGAAGGACTCCCCAGATCTCAGCCGGCTGGGTCTCGGGCACCGTCTGCGAGGCTTGCCCGCGAAGGGAGGCAGTTGAGGCGGACACGAGGATGATGCCGATGAGGCAGCCGAGCCAAGCCATGGTGTACCTCCCACACGATATTGAAGGCCAAACATGCAATCATACAGACGGTCCGGCAGTCTGGATGTGAGGGTGCGGAATTCCGCGGTCAGTGCGGCAGGTCGACGGGATTGATCGGGCCCAGATCGGATGCGACGCAGTTCTCGCGGACCTGCGCGGGTGTCTTGCCGCCGGGAATGACCGTGTGGCAGACCGGATGCGTCAGGCAGAATCGCAGGCTCACCTGGGCCATGGTCTGGCCAGGGAAGCGGTCGAACAGCGGACGAACGCCGTCCAGCCGGGCGAGGTAGTCGTCGAGTTTCTGCGGCGAGAGGTTGAAGCGGCGGTGATCGTCGGCACCGAAGACCGACTGCCGGGTGAACTTCCCGCTGAGCAGGCCGAACAGGATGGGGATGCGAACGATGATGCCGGTGCCGTACTCGGCCGCCTTGGGAAACAGCACCTTCTCGGCCTCGCGCTCGAGCAGGTTGTATCGCACCTGGAGCACGTCCAGCAGATCGTGATGATGGTCCAGGAAACGAGCCTGCAGGATTTCCTGAAAGGACTGCACACTCCATCCTGCCCAACGGATCTTGCCCTGTCGTTTGAGCGTCTCGAGGGCGTCCCAGGGATCGTCGCGTTCGAGATGTGCGGTGTCGGGGCTGTGGAGTTGCAGGATGTCGAGTGTCTCCACGCGCAGCCGCTTCAGGCTCTTTTCCGCCGCCTCGATGAGATACTGGCGATCGTAAACCTGGCGAAGCGGTCCGTAGCCCTTGTCGTCCGCAGGAGTGGCGTGATAGAAGTCGTTACCCGCTTTGGTGGCGATGATCACATCGCTCTTGCCGCGCTCGCGGAACACTCCGCCGATCAACTCCTCGGAGTGGCCGTGCCCGTAAACATCGGCCGTATCCAGCAGCGTCACTCCGCGATCAAGGGCTTCGTGGATGGCGCGGCGCGAGACCTCGTCGTCGGTCTTGCCCCAGTCTCGCCCGCCGATTGCCCAGGTGCCGAATCCGACGGTTGAGACCATCGGGCCGCGCTTTCCGAGTGGCCGATACTGCATGATTCGCATCTCCTGTCCGAAGATATGCCGCCTCGTGGCAGACATGCATGGGGGCCCGCCGCGGCTGCATCTTCGCGGATATGCGACCATAAGACGTGCTCCCCGTCAACGCTGGCGGCCGGGCCTATGGGCCGATAGAGTGGACGCCTGTGAGCAAGGCAGGTCATCCAGGGGGTTCCCCGGACGGCCAGGGCTGGTTGTTCGACCCGTCCGAGCCGCCGGTGCCATCCCGGCGGTCTGCGGCGAACGGGCTGGCCATACGCGAGGTCCGGTGCCGCAGCCTGCTCAACACCTGTGATATCGGTGACTACTCCTTCAACTGCTACGTCGGCTGCAGTCACAGTTGCGGTTACTGCTATGCCCGCTTCATGCAGCGTTTCCATCCCCACGAGGAGCCTTGGGGCACGTTCGTGGACGTCAAGGTCAACGCCGTGCAGGCCCTGAGCCGCCAGTTGCGGCGGCTCGCACCCGGCTCGGTCTTCACCTGCAGTGCGTGTGACGGGTGGCAGCCGCTCGAACGCGAGTATCGACTGACCCGGGAGTGCTGCCGGCTCCTGCTCGACGCCGGCTTTCAACTCACGGTCCTAACCAAGAGCAACCTGGTGCTCCGTGATCTGGATGTGTTCAAGGGACGCAAAGTCTGTGTCGGCGTGACGATTACCACGTCGGACGAGTCATGGGCCCGGATCTGGGAGCCCGGCGCGTCCACGGTGGCCGCCAGATGTGAAGTACTCAAGCAGGCTCGAGCCGCGGGGCTGGAGACATCGGTCATGTTCGGGCCGCTGCTTCCGGGAATCAGCGACACGGACGAGGCCCTGGCTCGGCTGTTCCGTCTGGCCCGCGAAGCCCGAGTCGGGCGCATCTGGACGGACGGGCTCAACCTGCGTTCGGGAGTGTGGCCTTCCGTACAGCAGGTGCTCAGGCAGCACCGCCCGGAGCTGCTGGAGCAGTACCGGCAGATTCTCTTTGAACCCACCTTCCGTCGCGAGTATCGCCGTCACCTGAAGCAACGGATCGCCAAGGCGCGACGAAACATGTGGCGGTGATGCGGCTCGATGGTCGTCGTGGCTCGCAAGGGCGCCCCTCGAACGATGGCCTGAAGTCCATACTCCCGGACGGCGGAATGGTCTCGGCCCAAGACTCGCGGGCGAAGGGAGTGTCCTGAAATGTGCCACCGCGGACGGTTCGTTCGGACGCGAGTCGCCCGCTATGCATCGCTTCTCTTGATCAGTACCGCGGTCAGATCGTCGGCCTGGGGCGTACCTTGGGAGAAGCGGCGCACGTCGTCGTGAATCGCCTGGATGATCGACTGACACGATTCGTGGTGGTGCTCGGCCAGCAGTTGGTTGAGCCGGGCGGGTCCGTAGAGCTCGCCGTCCGGCCTGGCCCACTCGACGAACCCGTCGGTCAGCAGGCAGAAGATGTCGCCGGGCTGGAACTCGATGGGTGGGCCTTGCCGATAGTCGCTGTCCTGCAGAATGGCCATGGGCAAGCCGGTGGCCCCAAACGACTCGACCTCGCTGGTCGCGGCGTGGTAGAGGAGCAGCGGACCGTGTCCGGCGCTGATGTAGTTCACCCGGCGCAGCTCGGGGTCCAGGATCCCAAAACAGGCGGTGACGAACCGGCCGGCGGGCAGGTCCTCATAGAGCAGGCTGTTCAGCCGGGCGGCGATGGCGGCAGGATCCTCTGCTCGATCGGCCAAGGCCCGGATCATGGCCCGGCATTGGGTCACAACCAGGGCCGGCCCGATCCCGTGGCCGGACGCATCCGCAATCAGAAACAGCAGTCGGCCACCGTCCAGGGGCAGAAAACCGTAACAGTCGCCGCCAGTCTGGTCGGCCGGGCGGTTCCAGCCGGCCACGTCAAAACCTCTGACCACCGGCTTGTGCTTGGGCAGCATTTCCATCTGGATCTGGCGGGCAATGCTCAGGTCGTGATCAAGGCGTTCCTTCTCCGCGGCCATATCCAGGAGAATCTGACGCTTGACGGCGATCCCGATGAGCGAACCGAGCCCGGCGGCCAGGTTCTCGTCCCGGTCGTCGAACTGCGCCTGTACCTTATTGAGCAACTGCAGGGCGCCGATGACCTCACCTTCCGGGCCGACCAGCGGCAGGGTGAGCATGTTCCGGGTGCGAAAACCGGTCTTGCGGTCGATCTCCGGATTGAACCGCGGATCGGCATAAGCGTCGTGGACCACGACCACGGACTTCGTGCGGACCACCTCGCCCGCGATACCAAGCCTGGCGGGGAAGCGAATTTCGTCGGTACCGGTGGCCACCTTGCTGTGCAGCTCGTCGGTCTGCGGGTCGTAGAGGAAGATGGTCGCCCGCTCGCATCCCAGCGCGGACCGCCCCGCCTGCTCCGCCGCTTTCAGCAACGGAACCAGCTCGAAGGTCTCGCTCATCTGGCGAACGACCTCGATCAGTACCGACAAGTGGCGGTCTGTGTTACGACGGTCGGGCATCGCTACCCAAACTAGCGGATTGCCGGACAAACGCAAGGGGGACCAGGGGTCCAGCGGTCGCGTTGACAGGATGGGCGGGCATGACGGCGTGGACTCAAGGTGTGGTCGCTGTCGGCGTCCCGGCGGGCGAATGAGCAGGCACCCAAGTCGTTATTCCCTCTCGCGGCCTTGTCTGGTCCCATCGTTGCTGCTTGTGGTTTGGCTGGCTTGCTGGAACCACGGACGACACAGGAATCACGGATCCGCCCACCACCGACTGCAAATTCATGAGTTGGAGGGCGCATGAGCCGACCAACGACGCGTCTCTAGCGAGACGACAATCTCCAAGCTCGAAGCCGTCCTCCGTCAATCCTTCCTGCTTGCCATCCGCTTCAGCGTTCTCACAAACGCAGGATTGCCTCTGGCGGCGGTCCGGAACTCAGCCGTGAGGGTGTCAAGCTGCTTGTACAGTCGTCGTGGCTTGCGTGGCTTGTTGCGGACCAGCACGTATTGAGCCAGCAAAGGAAGGGTGAGCGACGCACAGGAGTAGACCACCACGTTATTGATGGTCGCATCCTTGACCTTGCCCCAGCTCCGGGCCTCGGAGGGCGTCGCCCCGCTGAGCCCGCCCCATTGCGGCGAGTCCACGCCGAGCTGGATGAAGTAGTCGTGCCCGCCGTGCTTGTCGTCCATGAAGATCTGGTGGATCGTCGGCTGGGTCTGCAGGTAGAAGTTCTTCGGCGAGCCGCCGCCGACGATGACCACGCCGTTCTTCTTGGCTGCCCGAACGATGGCCGCGGTTTCGATCACGTCCTTCAGTGGATCGAGCGGCACCGGGTCGTTGAACATATGGGGCACGGCCAGGTTCATCGCGATCGACGAATCGCCCGGCGACGAGGTGTACACCGGTAGCTCGTACCGGCTGGCCGTGGCCAGCAGCGACCAGTCGGGTTGATCCGCTACCCGGGCCACCTGCCGGCCGAGCAGATAGTGCAACTCGGCGGTGGACATCGGCCGGTGGTGGTCGATATGTCGCAGGGCGTCGAGGACGATCCGGTCGGTGGCCATGAGGGTCTCGTCTTCCTCGATGAAAACGTCGTAGATGCGGGCGATGCCCTTGTCGGCCAGCTCGTTGTCGTCGACCATGAAGTGGCCCTGCATCATCGGCCGCGAGAACGGGCGGTGCAGGTCGTGGTACAGGTTCGCTCCGGTCGCGATGATGCAGTCGACGAATCCCGCCCGGATCAGGGCGTTGAGTACGCCACTCATGCCGATCGGGGTCATGGCTCCGGCCAGGGTCAGGGCGATGGTCGCACCCTCGTCGATCATCTTGCTGTAAAGCTGGGCGGCCTCGGCCAGCCGCCGGGCGTTGTAGCCTGACCGGGCGTAGACGTTGTCGATGAGATCGGCCACCTGCTCGGCCCCGTCGAGACAGAGCGGATCGATCATGGCCAGCTCGCCGCACTTCGCACGGCCGGGACAGGGGGCCATCTTCTTGCCCTTGGCATGAGCCTTCTTCATCTCGTTCAGCTCCTCGCGTCCATTGGCGATGCGGGGGCCAAGTCCCGTCCAGGAGACCTCCGCCCCTGCTCGCGTCGCCGCACAGGATACGGCCTCAAGACCGCTTGGCAAGTCTCGGATCGTAATGGCCGGAGCATCGCCTGCGTGACGGGGGCTCCAGTTCTTGATGAACAGATCGGTCGCCGGCGGCGATGGACATGCGGTGAGCCGATGCCTGGGGAAAGAGAGGATGCAACAGCGAAGGCACCTGGGCTGAACCGAGGGGTATTCGGGGCCACGGCCTGCAGGTTGTGCAAATCCCGGTGGCCGGTAGAATCTCGGAGATCCGGTCAGGGCAATCGTTGGGCGGCCTCCGTAAAGCGGCCCACTTCAGAGCGAGGAACCAGTTATGGAAACTCCTGTCGTGGCGAGCCACAGGGCCTTTCTGCTGTGGGCTGTCCTGGCGCTGCCTTCCGCAGCGGGGTCGACCGCAGCCGAGCAGACTCACTGGACGGAGCCGTATGATGTCGTTTGGACGAGTCCCAGCCAGGATGCGGCCGGCTCGATGCCCCTCGGCAACGGCGAGGTCGGCGTCAATCTGTGGGTTGAGCAGAAAGGTGACGTCCTGTTCTACGTCTCTCGAGGCGATTCGCTGAGCGAGATATCCCGTCTGCTGAAGGTGGGGCGGGTGCGGGTCTCGCTGTCCCCGAACCCGCTCGCGACCGGGGCAGGGTTCAGGCAGGAGCTTCGGTTGTGCGATGGCCGGTGTGAGATCACGGTGGGGGAGGGCGACGCGAAGGTCAGACTGCGCGTGTTCGTGGATGCCGATCATCCCGTGGTGCATGTGGTGGGGGAGTCAGCCGCCCCACTGACCGTGACCGCCACGGTCGAATCCTGGCGCACGCAACAGAGAGTGATCCCTCGTGGAGAAGAGCAAGGCTCAGCCTGGACGTTACAGGCCGCTCCCTTTGACCTGGTCGAGTCGGCCGACGTATTTCCCGATGGTCTGGCCGATGCCGTGGCTTGGTACCACCGCAACGAGGAGTCTCCCGCCTTCAGCTCCACCCTCAAAGTCCAATCGCTGGAATCCGCAGCGGACCAAGCGCGCGATCCGCTGCTGCATCGCACCTTCGGCGGGTACGTGATCGGTTCGGGCTTCGAGGCGGCGAACAGGTACGCCATCCGGAGTCCTGCGCCGGTGAAGTCCTTTGCCTTGCGCGTCGCTTCGCCCTGTACGCAGAGCGCGACGGCCGCCGCCTGGCTCGACCTGGCCAGGAAGGCCGCCGCTGACACGGCCGACCTCCAGGCTGCATTGGCTCGCACGACCGCCTGGTGGCGGGCCTACTGGGATCGGTCGTGGGTGATC is part of the Phycisphaerae bacterium genome and encodes:
- a CDS encoding radical SAM protein, encoding MSKAGHPGGSPDGQGWLFDPSEPPVPSRRSAANGLAIREVRCRSLLNTCDIGDYSFNCYVGCSHSCGYCYARFMQRFHPHEEPWGTFVDVKVNAVQALSRQLRRLAPGSVFTCSACDGWQPLEREYRLTRECCRLLLDAGFQLTVLTKSNLVLRDLDVFKGRKVCVGVTITTSDESWARIWEPGASTVAARCEVLKQARAAGLETSVMFGPLLPGISDTDEALARLFRLAREARVGRIWTDGLNLRSGVWPSVQQVLRQHRPELLEQYRQILFEPTFRREYRRHLKQRIAKARRNMWR
- a CDS encoding DUF190 domain-containing protein, translating into MKLEGEAKLLRIFIGESDRWHGRPLYEAIVLKARELHLAGATVLRGPMGFGANSRLHTTKVLRLSEDLPMLVEIVDTEEKVNALLPHIDEMVTEGMVTIEGVHVIKYRAGGEL
- a CDS encoding aldo/keto reductase; the protein is MQYRPLGKRGPMVSTVGFGTWAIGGRDWGKTDDEVSRRAIHEALDRGVTLLDTADVYGHGHSEELIGGVFRERGKSDVIIATKAGNDFYHATPADDKGYGPLRQVYDRQYLIEAAEKSLKRLRVETLDILQLHSPDTAHLERDDPWDALETLKRQGKIRWAGWSVQSFQEILQARFLDHHHDLLDVLQVRYNLLEREAEKVLFPKAAEYGTGIIVRIPILFGLLSGKFTRQSVFGADDHRRFNLSPQKLDDYLARLDGVRPLFDRFPGQTMAQVSLRFCLTHPVCHTVIPGGKTPAQVRENCVASDLGPINPVDLPH
- a CDS encoding exo-alpha-sialidase, whose amino-acid sequence is MAWLGCLIGIILVSASTASLRGQASQTVPETQPAEIWGVLRTAVSDDGLHFSHNRKVFARNAAAPDLVRSPNGDLLAVFDDLSRPSKPGEPILVVSRSTDDGQTWSAPRPAIVRAQEIKKLRISHGDFVLLPNGLVRLYFHVTEPNTKDGLPGKVNFIGSAVTRNGQEYALDRRMKVGCEPGVDAHPAAIRVGAQILLHVQNREEDGIRSAKASPAVLRYTSTDGRRFRQPERMREHGLAGNMVTLRGGKYGWYISSGEDLRVLTSTDGLHWRAEPGVCLRYAVDPAVVQLKSGKFMMIYSALPGRGPMDSGEPALAAAPGSASGLAAGGPGGPSGQGTQGTTGEQPSDKPGELETAASSPADGTVVDGAGQEPAWDPFTPADPASELGDPAQAQSGGADALSPDESFAPKPDFRNGFDYCQWWLDNVSPPPGSNAYESYVSFTDTDRSGPEWQFKDRLNDGSSTGPPTPWNPVDHPDWEQSYQVSQNLLAQFRVATLDPRVQFSSATFDPNSWDADKRLLFNFTLPSLVSCRALSKAALAQGWRTENGQVSPDKVRESWETVLGNANHLQTGPTLIEGLVSVAERNLAESEARWALRQGVFSSPDQIEAALRLLQAKDAATVDMSHTLRLEHAGAMDAIQYTFSPGDADGQPQLNIERADKLLDLAGKSGQAEEIPPLTADDARAAVDAFDACFREMTEQWRTGYPTVRSGDIEATTDKYVDTNIVTKTFLPNLARAYQLQARSEASRRATQLCYEAALFNARHGRWPASLDELPEASRTQSRTDPFTGSDFGYQLGADGPTIYSKSENAADDGGVHSKNWANSAENSSDDYVFWPPQQ
- the crcB gene encoding fluoride efflux transporter CrcB, giving the protein MVKILMIAAGGGLGSVMRYLLAGWCQAWSGGTFPIGTLVVNVLGCLAIGVLNTALTSPLPIREEYRVALTVGILGGFTTFSTFGLETVSLVNERQWLWAGVNILGSLVLSLAAVWIGMRLSEKWLGV
- a CDS encoding SpoIIE family protein phosphatase; translated protein: MSVLIEVVRQMSETFELVPLLKAAEQAGRSALGCERATIFLYDPQTDELHSKVATGTDEIRFPARLGIAGEVVRTKSVVVVHDAYADPRFNPEIDRKTGFRTRNMLTLPLVGPEGEVIGALQLLNKVQAQFDDRDENLAAGLGSLIGIAVKRQILLDMAAEKERLDHDLSIARQIQMEMLPKHKPVVRGFDVAGWNRPADQTGGDCYGFLPLDGGRLLFLIADASGHGIGPALVVTQCRAMIRALADRAEDPAAIAARLNSLLYEDLPAGRFVTACFGILDPELRRVNYISAGHGPLLLYHAATSEVESFGATGLPMAILQDSDYRQGPPIEFQPGDIFCLLTDGFVEWARPDGELYGPARLNQLLAEHHHESCQSIIQAIHDDVRRFSQGTPQADDLTAVLIKRSDA
- a CDS encoding deoxyhypusine synthase; the protein is MIDPLCLDGAEQVADLIDNVYARSGYNARRLAEAAQLYSKMIDEGATIALTLAGAMTPIGMSGVLNALIRAGFVDCIIATGANLYHDLHRPFSRPMMQGHFMVDDNELADKGIARIYDVFIEEDETLMATDRIVLDALRHIDHHRPMSTAELHYLLGRQVARVADQPDWSLLATASRYELPVYTSSPGDSSIAMNLAVPHMFNDPVPLDPLKDVIETAAIVRAAKKNGVVIVGGGSPKNFYLQTQPTIHQIFMDDKHGGHDYFIQLGVDSPQWGGLSGATPSEARSWGKVKDATINNVVVYSCASLTLPLLAQYVLVRNKPRKPRRLYKQLDTLTAEFRTAARGNPAFVRTLKRMASRKD